A single Ignavibacteriales bacterium DNA region contains:
- a CDS encoding T9SS type A sorting domain-containing protein, translating to MYKVLLLVVVIGQFVFAQDPHLYFRNKTDLVYPSGGDNPNQPATWVNSLSEEYLWGSEQWNLWYKFINTFNTQGKITSSDQQVYDEGMYLYSYLSTYTYDFNGNNTERLVIFKRDSTLRNKYRYISSFSGDRLLQTEIFEWENETWVPTYKWVYAYNWNGTVKTIEYSEYSGDEYFIIDRKVYTYDSNRNPIEILIQDYGSANWTDKEQRILTYNQNLPVLESRYRRENNNWVLFTKHTHMYNSFNKIDSTRIEDFHMTGHFVSRTSYTYDENLNITEELKQSWYQSNLVNYYKTTYAYQSLTEVEDNETMPQTTVLHQNYPNPFNSQTSISFQLPEAQQVELSIYSYTGQKLTTIFNGAKEQGDHQIQWDAAGFASGIYFCELRTASQRKSIKLILLK from the coding sequence TTTTCGAAATAAAACAGATTTGGTTTATCCTTCCGGAGGGGACAATCCAAACCAACCGGCAACCTGGGTAAACTCACTGTCAGAGGAATACTTGTGGGGTAGTGAACAGTGGAATTTATGGTATAAATTCATCAACACATTCAACACCCAGGGTAAGATAACCTCATCGGATCAACAGGTTTATGATGAAGGCATGTATCTTTACTCGTATCTGTCAACATATACCTATGACTTTAACGGGAACAATACTGAAAGACTGGTGATTTTCAAAAGAGATTCAACACTTAGAAACAAATACCGGTACATATCTTCCTTCTCCGGAGACAGACTTCTTCAGACTGAAATATTCGAATGGGAGAATGAGACGTGGGTGCCAACTTATAAATGGGTTTACGCTTATAACTGGAACGGGACTGTCAAAACAATTGAGTATTCAGAATATTCTGGCGACGAGTATTTCATTATTGACAGAAAAGTATATACGTATGACAGCAATCGCAACCCAATAGAAATTCTCATTCAGGATTATGGGTCAGCAAACTGGACTGACAAGGAGCAAAGAATCCTGACTTACAATCAGAATCTGCCTGTTCTGGAAAGCAGGTACAGACGCGAAAACAATAACTGGGTTTTATTCACAAAACACACCCATATGTATAATTCCTTTAATAAAATTGACTCAACACGGATTGAAGATTTTCATATGACTGGACATTTTGTTTCCAGGACGAGTTATACGTATGACGAAAATCTGAATATAACCGAAGAACTTAAACAGTCGTGGTACCAGTCAAACCTGGTAAATTATTATAAGACCACATACGCGTATCAAAGCCTGACAGAAGTTGAAGATAACGAAACAATGCCGCAAACAACTGTGCTTCATCAGAATTATCCTAATCCGTTCAATTCTCAAACATCAATATCATTTCAACTGCCGGAAGCGCAGCAGGTTGAGCTGAGCATATATAGTTATACAGGTCAAAAACTCACAACCATTTTTAACGGCGCAAAAGAACAAGGAGATCACCAAATCCAATGGGATGCAGCAGGTTTCGCTTCCGGAATCTATTTCTGCGAACTCAGGACTGCAAGCCAGCGCAAGTCAATCAAACTGATATTGTTGAAATAA